Proteins encoded together in one Quercus lobata isolate SW786 chromosome 3, ValleyOak3.0 Primary Assembly, whole genome shotgun sequence window:
- the LOC115978745 gene encoding pentatricopeptide repeat-containing protein At2g02980, chloroplastic, whose protein sequence is MAAANALQISPFSSPPKPNTTSPLSLLPQCTSLRELKQIQAFTIKTHLQNDINVLTKLISFCTLNPSATLMDHAHQLFDQIPQPDIVVFNNMARGYSRSNAPLRAIVLFSDILCSGIIPDDYTFPSLLKACASSKALQEGKQLHCLATKLGLNHNIYVCPTLINMYTECNDVNAARRVFDKIVEPCVVCYNAIITGYARSSRPNEALSLFRELQAINLMPTDVTLLSVLSSCALLGALDLGRWIHEYVKIHGFDKYVKVNTALIDMHAKCGSLDDAVSVFENMSVRDTQAWSAMVMAYATHGHGSKAISLFEEMKRARVRPDEITFLGLLYACSHTGLVREGCEYFYSMSDKYGILPGIKHYGCMVDLLSRAGRLDEAYKFIDALPIKPTPILWRTLLSACSSHGNVELAKRVIGRIFELDDSHGGDYVILSNLCARAGRWEDVNYLRKLMKDKGVVKVPGCSSVEVNNVVHEFFSGEGVQSVSTDLHRALDNLVKELKLVGYVPDISLVFHADMEDEDKEITLRYHSEKLAIAFGLLNSPPGTKIRVVKNLRVCGDCHSAAKLISLIFDREIILRDIQRFHHFKDGKCSCGDYW, encoded by the coding sequence ATGGCAGCAGCTAATGCTCTCCAAATCAGCCCATTTTCTTCTCCTCCAAAGCCCAACACTACCTCTCCTCTGTCTCTCTTACCCCAATGCACTTCTCTCAGAGAGCTTAAGCAAATCCAAGCCTTTACCATCAAAACCCACCTCCAAAATGACATCAATGTCCTCACCAAGCTCATCAGTTTCTGTACTCTCAATCCTAGTGCTACCCTTATGGACCATGCCCACCAACTGTTCGACCAAATTCCCCAACCAGACATTGTGGTCTTCAACAACATGGCCCGTGGATACTCCCGCTCCAATGCCCCTCTTCGGGCCATTGTGCTCTTTTCTGATATCCTATGCTCTGGCATTATCCCTGATGATTATACCTTCCCTTCTCTTCTCAAGGCATGTGCAAGCTCTAAGGCATTGCAAGAAGGTAAACAATTGCATTGCCTTGCTACCAAACTTGGTCTCAACCATAACATATATGTATGTCCCACATTGATAAATATGTATACTGAGTGCAATGATGTGAACGCGGCTCGCCGCGTCTTTGATAAGATAGTTGAGCCTTGTGTTGTTTGTTACAATGCAATAATTACGGGATATGCTCGAAGTAGTCGGCCCAATGAGGCATTGTCATTGTTTCGTGAATTGCAAGCGATTAATCTCATGCCTACTGATGTAACACTGCTTAGCGTACTTTCATCTTGTGCTTTGTTAGGAGCATTAGACTTAGGGAGGTGGATACATGAGTATGTGAAGATACATGGTTTTGATAAATATGTAAAGGTCAACACTGCTCTTATAGATATGCATGCAAAGTGTGGAAGCTTGGATGATGCAGTGTCTGTCTTTGAGAACATGTCTGTAAGAGATACACAGGCTTGGTCAGCCATGGTTATGGCATATGCAACTCATGGGCATGGTTCCAAAGCCATATCACTGTTTGAAGAAATGAAGAGGGCGAGGGTGCGACCTGatgaaattacatttttggGTCTTTTATATGCTTGCAGCCACACTGGCTTAGTAAGGGAAGGTTGTGAGTATTTCTACAGCATGAGTGACAAGTATGGGATTTTGCCGGGTATCAAGCACTATGGATGTATGGTGGATTTGCTAAGTCGAGCTGGTCGCTTAGATGAGGCTTATAAGTTCATCGATGCATTACCAATCAAACCCACTCCCATACTTTGGCGAACCTTGTTATCTGCTTGTAGCAGCCATGGCAATGTAGAATTGGCAAAGCGAGTGATTGGACGAATTTTTGAATTGGATGACTCTCATGGAGGAGACTATGTGATCTTATCAAACTTGTGTGCAAGGGCTGGGAGATGGGAAGATGTGAATTATTTGAGGAAGCTGATGAAAGACAAGGGGGTGGTGAAGGTACCCGGGTGTAGTTCAGTGGAGGTGAACAATGTCGTGCATGAATTCTTCTCTGGGGAGGGAGTGCAATCTGTTTCTACAGATTTGCACCGGGCACTTGACAACTTAGTCAAGGAATTGAAGTTGGTTGGGTATGTTCCTGATATTTCTTTAGTATTTCATGCAGACATGGAAGATGAGGACAAAGAAATTACTCTAAGATATCATAGTGAGAAATTGGCTATTGCTTTTGGGCTTCTAAACTCTCCCCCTGGTACAAAAATTCGGGTGGTGAAGAATCTACGGGTCTGTGGGGATTGTCATTCTGCTGCTAAACTTATATCATTGATTTTTGATAGGGAGATAATTCTTAGAGATATCCAACGATTCCATCATTTCAAAGATGGGAAGTGCTCTTGTGGAGACTACTGGTAG
- the LOC115981261 gene encoding uncharacterized protein LOC115981261, with amino-acid sequence MMYFLAHDVRWDLLKKQWHAAARQRRAAIRAKRVQYNEDHEQSLCNTRLNRSGKQKKFHQNGDRPLDEGQACDVQWELLKKQWHADARQRRAAIRAKRVQYNEELEPSMPKPLLDRMGEQKKCHQNGDRQSGEGQVSKGKDHDGGFDHLLILAQSAELLSESEVCFHEEHRNDENSEGLCTDPNAQKSEENLSNATSTDQKYIGTQNDGLLASANVGAEQDGICCQAKIPRLSQIRRQARSKTHFLVQDNNGEYTDDHLQGRTPRLSQIRRLARSRHLQKPDEQNLGRVTAVQGQTVAKCNLPKENGVDERHINMRINQPASDRRRCQKMQNTSKQSYIIGHQKEINNRTLACRSHRFVGVSSDLGQLKEQQRLARHLRALKISKRRGQLRTEHIDSSVREKMHALEKTQVGLTGLVDPHCLSCMSMMSREQNLVACQQELLGTFAWNNEMTETYLGATKMQGQHMVNQPWGQMHNGGTSLLFPILAMPLREYCCMPEYQQRSQQIDEKMALKNMHKDFNNCVLNDKACPAELDGRPMKMVHKSQLAANSLSHEGYTC; translated from the exons ATGATGTACTTTCTG GCTCATGATGTGCGGTGGGACTTATTAAAGAAACAATGGCATGCTGCCGCACGTCAAAGGCGTGCTGCTATACGGGCAAAACGTGTTCAGTACAATGAAGATCATGAGCAGTCCCTGTGCAATACTCGGTTAAATAGGAGCGGGAAGCAGAAGaaatttcaccaaaatgggGATAGGCCATTAGATGAAGGGCAA GCATGTGATGTGCAGTGGGAATTACTGAAGAAACAATGGCATGCTGATGCACGTCAAAGGCGTGCTGCTATACGGGCAAAACGTGTTCAGTACAATGAAGAGCTTGAGCCATCTATGCCCAAACCACTGTTAGATAGGATGGGGGAGCAGAAGAAATGTCACCAAAATGGGGATAGGCAATCGGGTGAAGGGCAAGTAAGTAAGGGAAAGGACCATGACGGGGGCTTTGATCATCTTTTGATACTTGCACAGTCAGCTGAATTACTGTCAGAATCTGAAGTTTGCTTCCATGAGGAACACAGAAATGACGAAAATAGTGAAG GATTATGTACTGATCCAAATGCTCAAAAGTCAGAAGAAAATCTTAGCAATGCAACTTCTACTG ATCAGAAATATATAGGGACACAAAATGATGGACTTCTTGCAAGTGCTAATGTAGGAGCTGAACAGGATGGAATCTGTTGCCAGGCCAAAATACCTCGCTTAAGTCAAATTCGGCGACAAGCTCGATCTAAAACTCATTTCTTGGTGCAAGATAATAATGGGGAGTACACTGATGATCATTTACAAGGAAGAACACCTCGCTTAAGCCAAATCCGGCGTCTAGCTCGTTCTAGACATTTACAAA AACCAGATGAGCAGAATCTAGGAAGAGTTACTGCTGTACAAGGTCAAACAG ttGCAAAGTGCAATCTCCCAAAGGAAAATGGTGTGGATGAACGCCATATAAATATGAGAATCAATCAACCTGCTTCTG ATAGAAGACGGTGTCAGAAAATGCAAAACACTAGTAAACAGTCATATATAATTGGacatcaaaaagaaataaataacaGAACACTAGCGTGTAGAAGTCACAGGTTTGTGGGAGTTAGTAGTGACCTTGGACAACTTAAGGAACAACAACGTCTTGCACGGCATCTTAGAGCATTAAAAATTAGCAAACGAAGGGGACAACTGAGGACAGAACATATAGATTCTTCAGTGCGGGAAAAAATGCATGCCTTGGAGAAAACCCAGGTTGGACTGACTGGTCTAGTAGATCCACATTGCCTGTCATGCATGTCAATGATGTCAAGGGAGCAAAATCTAGTTGCATGCCAGCAAGAGCTGCTAGGAACATTTGCATGGAATAATGAAATGACAGAAACCTACCTCGGTGCAACAAAAATGCAGGGACAACATATGGTCAACCAACCATGGGGCCAGATGCACAATGGGGGAACAAGTTTACTCTTTCCCATTTTAGCAATGCCATTGAGGGAATATTGCTGTATGCCTGAATATCAACAAAGATCACaacaaattgatgaaaaaaTGGCATTAAAGAATATGCATAAAGACTTCAATAATTGTGTACTAAATGATAAAGCCTGTCCTGCAGAGCTGGATGGTAGACCAATGAAAATGGTTCATAAATCTCAGCTAGCTGCTAATTCTTTGAGCCACGAAGGTTATACTTGTTGA
- the LOC115982028 gene encoding amino acid transporter AVT1I-like, producing MEHLKAEGVESQNQLPQLEQPGKGTTFLKTCVNGVNTLSGVGILSIPYALSQGGWLSLLFLFLVAILCWYTGLLLQRCMDAKPAIKNYPDIGEAAFGCKGRAMVSMFLYLELYLVAVAFLILEGDNLDKLFPDMGFKIAGLKVRGKQGFVLLTALIILPTTWLRSFSILSYFSAGGVMASVIVLGCVFWAGAVDGVGFHEGGKLLNVGGLPTTISLFTFCYCGHAVFPTLCNSMKDRSQFSKVLLVCFVTSTINYGSMAILGYLMYGENLNSQVTLNLPIRKINTKIAIYTTLVNPLAKYAVIITPIADAIEYKFPSGSSRLSSVLIRTAIVISTAVVALTVPFFGYVMAFVGAFLSVTASMLLPCLCYLKINKTARSFGLELIIIVGILVIGSFVGVVGTYTSLKQIVNHL from the exons ATGGAACACCTAAAAGCAGAGGGAGTGGAGAGCCAAAACCAACTCCCACAGTTGGAGCAACCAGGCAAAGGCACCACCTTTCTCAAAACTTGCGTCAATGGGGTCAATACCTtatcag GTGTGGGGATACTATCAATTCCATATGCACTTTCACAAGGAGGGTGGCTGAGCTTGCTATTTCTATTCCTAGTAGCAATTCTCTGCTGGTACACAGGATTACTCCTACAACGGTGTATGGATGCAAAGCCTGCCATAAAAAATTATCCTGATATAGGTGAGGCAGCCTTTGGATGCAAAGGAAGAGCCATGGTATCCATGTTCCTGTACCTTGAGCTGTACCTAGTTGCAGTTGCGTTTCTGATATTAGAAGGTGACAATTTAGACAAGTTGTTTCCAGACATGGGGTTCAAAATTGCAGGCCTAAAGGTTCGAGGGAAACAAGGCTTTGTTCTGCTCACTGCCCTTATAATTCTGCCAACTACATGGTTGAGGAGTTTTAGTATCTTGTCCTATTTTTCTGCTGGAGGGGTCATGGCTTCTGTTATTGTGCTTGGTTGTGTTTTCTGGGCTGGTGCAGTTGATGGTGTGGGGTTCCATGAAGGGGGAAAGCTTTTGAATGTGGGTGGCTTGCCTACTACTATAAGCTTGTTCACCTTCTGTTATTGTGGTCATGCAGTTTTCCCAACACTCTGCAATTCAATGAAAGATAGAAGCCAGTTCTCTAAG GTTTTGCTGGTCTGTTTTGTCACCAGCACCATCAACTATGGATCAATGGCCATCCTAGGCTACCTGATGTATGGAGAAAATTTGAACTCTCAAGTGACATTAAATCTTccaattagaaaaattaatacaaaaatagCAATTTACACTACACTAGTGAATCCCCTTGCTAAGTATGCAGTTATAATAACTCCTATTGCTGATGCTATTGAATACAAATTTCCTTCTGGAAGCAGTCGATTAAGTAGTGTCCTCATCAGAACAGCAATTGTGATCAGCACAGCAGTTGTGGCATTGACAGTACCATTTTTTGGCTACGTTATGGCATTTGTTGGTGCTTTTTTGAGTGTCACAGCCTCAATGTTGTTACCATGCCTATGTTACCTAAAGATTAACAAAACTGCCCGAAGTTTTGGGTTAGAGTTGATAATAATAGTGGGGATCTTAGTTATAGGTTCTTTTGTTGGTGTAGTGGGTACCTATACTTCTTTGAAACAAATTGTAAACCATCTCTGA